The segment TTTTCtctattatatacaataaaaaatacttcaattcaatcttttttatatatatatttacatggcGGTCATGTCATTCAGGGCGTGGTCAAGCTCCTCGGTGATGGCCTTAAACCTGAGCTTCTGAGAATACAACTCATCTACACGAGCCAAACAGGAATGGGAGCAAAAGATTGCGGGCGATGGAAATGTTGGTAAtacaaagacaaacagacagaccagaccagacagacaaaacaagtagaaatagagagaaataaaaagaggttgaagcaaaaataataataaaaaatgaagagtGAAAACTGAAACTTGAAATGTGAAAAAGcaggaaattaaataaataagcattttaTAGCAAAAGAAAGGGAGTCCATTCTGCATCAAGAGGCATGAGATGAGGCATGTGAGAGGTTGGAGGAGAATGACCTACCTTCCAGATCATCAATGGTCTTCTCCAGCTTGGCGACTGATCTCTCGGCAAACTCAACACGAGTCTCAGcctacacagatacacacagattTTAGTGCAGATAGAATAGTTTTTAAGATATAACAATCATTtaatatctatttaaattaattaataatttgttcatttaaaatgcataacaaaaacacaaacacacctcctTCAGCTTGTCGGTCAGAACCTTGATCTCCTCCTCATATTTGTCCTCCTTTGAAGAGTACTGAAGACAAAATGAGAGAAGTCAGACTCTTATCTCACAGTTAGACTAcactaatgcacacacacacacacacacacacacacacacacacttaccttcTCAGACTGAGCCTCCAAGGACTTCATGAGGTTGGTGACTGTCTTCAGTTCCTCTTCCAGTTCAGAACATTTACTGTAAAGAGGTAACATTTAACATCAGTAATACTATTAGACCAGTATCAGATCACTGCCAGGgacaatattatattaaatcagtACCAGTATTAGATCTGTATTATAGCAGTATCAGTAGCAGATCCATATTAGTGAGATTATTATTGTTTCAGTATAAGATCAATATTAATATCAGATCAGTCTCATGTCAGACGGGGTCATAATTATCAGAATCAATATCGAATCAGTATCAGATCAGAATCAATATCAGCTCAGTTTTAGTATTAGATCAGACCAGAATCAATATCAGATCAGTTTCAGCACCAGATCAGCTCAGTAACAGTATTGAAGTTCAGTAAGGGTAGAGTTCTTACCCCTCGTTCAGCTCAGCTCTCTCCTCTGTACGCTCCAACTCAGTCTCAACAATCACCAGCTTACGAGCaacctgcacatacacacacacagaaacacacatagTAAAAGATTAGTAAAGAACAGTAAAGAGTAAAGAGACAATTCAGGGACAGAAGGCTAACTCACCTCCTCGTATTTGCGGTCAGAGTCCTCAGCAATGTTTTTGGCCTCCTTCAGCTGGATCTCCTGCACCCCCATCTTCTCCTCATCCTTCAGAGCCCTGTTCTCAATGACCTTCATGCCTCTaagagacaaagaaaacattcaaaggATTAAAATCTTAATGATCAGACAAGAGATTTGAGACATTTCATGCTGTTAGCTGGCTATTCTACATTATAAGAACAAATTTATCTCAGAAAGCAAGTACTGCTAGCAAAGGTTAGGTAACTTATATTAGCTTCCTTTCTCCACAATGTATGGCAGTCTTTTGATGTAAcgatcttgattttttttcttgaattctTTCCAGAAAAGGGACATGGATTGTATATGAAATAAACCACTATCAAAAATGACTTGAACTACAAATTTCACCAGTTTTCATCAGTTTATGTGAAATTAGCAAGTCAGAAAATGTGCGTAAAAGATCGTAGCCTATTTTACTTTGTACATTGCCgtgtagcaaaaacaaaaattctgTCCTAAAGAAACGTGACCATGACACGTGACTGAAAcactttaaaaacatacacacctcTCGCTCTCATCAGCAGCCTTCTCAGCCTCCTCCAGCTTCTGCAGAGCCGTAGCCAGACGCTCCTGAGCACGATCCAACTCCTCCTCAACCAGCTGGATACGTCTGTTCAGGGAAGACACTTCGCCCTCAGCCTGcacatacaacacaacaccaGCTCAAACACTCTCATTACATCATATACACTAGCTAAATAATCAGAACAAAACCATTCAACCTAAAGAGTAAAGAGAGAGACTGCAGTGTTTTCATCAAACTTCACATCTTCAAGagatttattcctttttacaCCACAACAATCTGTGGAACATCAGCACCTCAGAACATCAGCAAAACAAAGTAACTCCCTATGTTATAGTAGATATAATGACACTTTCCCTCTATTTTTAaatttatgacaaataaaatacagtagtaTTTTATCGCCACGAAACACAACGATGCATAAACTCTTGAAGATTTCTGAAAATTGACAAGCTCTGCTTCTTATACTGGAGACGAACACACGTCTACTTACAGATTAGTGGTCTTATATACGCCTCCTTACTTTAATATTAGAAACTCTTATCTAAGTGTATTCCTGTAGTAAagttatattattaaatgtagctaagaattaaaacaaaatgttactaataaaaaaacaaacaaacaagagaaTGTAAAGTGGGACAAAAGGATAAACGTTAAATACTTTGATTAAGCTCTAATCTTCATCACTGAAGTGTGTAGGTACCAACAAGGAGACACCCTTTGCACATtttgtcatctctctctctctctctctctctctctctctatctatctatctatctatctatctatctatcgctgTCGAATCATTCAAGATTTAAaggttgtttttattattattttttattctctctcatacactctcactttcattctttttcGCAGTCACTTTCtatctgcgtgtgtgtgtgatataaaaCGATTATAATAGTATTTATTACGGTTGTGGTTGTTGTTGCCGCATGCTGCAGTAATGAGGGGTGTGTGAGATTCAGTGATATTGTGGATTAGGGATTAAAGCGGATTTAACGCCTCTGCATCACGGCCTTACCGACGCGCGCGCTGCTCTCTCGTTCTGGAGTTCCGCCTGCAGTCTCGCGCTCTTGCTCTGCGTTTGGTCAATGAACTCTTGcagagattttattttctttttcacggCCTCGAGTTGCGGAGCTCCGGCCATGCTGATCACTCAGGGCTTcggaatagatagatagataaatagatggatggatggatctgaTGCTGGGCGTTGGCGCTTCACGCGCACCAAGAGACGCACCGGCACAACCGGAAGTACAGCGGCGTCTCCAAGGTTACATCCAACCTCATagtttcatctttttttttttttttttttaaaacacattttaagtGCTCGTAGCTTGTTATTTCCCTGCCGATAATCTTCCCGAGTGGCTAAATCTTCTTCATAAAGTCctccaaatacattttattactttttttagaCTTGTcagtaataattaatataaattgttACTTGAAAATGAACAGAATTTGCTTATTTCACTATTTACCTACAAATATGAAGAATGATATAAGACCCGCCTATTCCACAACAATGTTCCCTGATTTATATCTTGTGGTTATAAATTTACGAATTTCTGTCTTTAAAATCAgcatcaaattattatttttttcatagtttgttgacataaaaaatatttgatgtattataatattattatcattattgcgCTACTTTATAATACACCAAAATAAGATTCAACGGCCTGGGATTAATCTgaagactatttttttttattgtaaaaaatatttgaaacatGTTCTCCTTAATATGCTTTTGTTGTCAaaagcaatatttatttttgtttgcattaagttggcttttaattaaatatatataaatgtgcagcAGCGCCATCTAGTGGTTATTATATGCACAGTCACTCTGCTCACATTGAGCTTTGAATTTGAATTATTCTTGACGTATTCATTAAAAGAAGTTTGTAAATGTGCTGTAAACTATACTTAACGAAGCAGGTGTTACTCAAATGTATctgtttctaaaataaatgcctctctctctctctctctctctctctctctctctctctctatgcagGGTAGAAGAACGATGAAACACTATAAGCAGCCTACACATATTTCAACCTCATGGCTTTTAGGGGCTCATACCTAAGTTCCCTTATAAAGCTCTGCTCTAAATTTAACTTTTACTGACCTGCACTTTTCGTGTTATTTATATGGGAACATGTTTTATGTGGCTGTGTGTAATTAGTGTCAGGCTACACATTACAAATTACACATGTTCTTCCTGAAGGAAGTGAAGAAAGAAGATTCTGACCTCTTTATAGTTTCTTTGCATTTTAGTCTCTGTGTTTGTCTTTGCATGTACTAAGTCTCCTGGACATTTTATCATACACTTTATGAACTTTAAGACTCACATCTCCAGCCTTCTTCTCAGCCAGCTCCAGTTTCTCCTGAGCATCCTTGACAGCCTCGCTGTATTTGTCCAGCTCGTCTTCTGTTCCTTTGAGTTTCTTCTGCAAGGCGACCAGGTCATCCTCCAACTGAAAGGGAGTgaaagaaaaaggggaaaaaaaagataaaaagagcaagagaggggttataatacaataatacaaaactATTTTGAGTCAGAGTATGTATGAAGATAAAACTTTGTCATAGGGAATTCACTGGTTATTTCATATACTGAAATATCAGGTTTTATGCAAGAactcaaacaaaaataaacaaatgtattaacattatttttcaaTGTTTAGAAAAGCACCTTAATCTAATGAAATGCACAACTTATACATGGGTTATGGTCGcacttataatacattttaaatttggatacattttaATGCACTAAGCGGTAACTACAGTCAACTTTATAGGTCACAATTTTACAAAGAATTCCTGAcagttcctttttttgtttggaatATTGCTGGCTGAGGTTTTTGCAAAAATGAAATAAGGCACTAGCAAAAACCTTGCAAAATGTTATCTGTTGAAGATAATTGTATGTAATTTTTGAATGGTTCTAGCTTTTCATCTGTACCCTTTCGCATGTTGTTAATGgattatatttaacttttttaatagCTTTATTTAGCAGCTGAATGAAGCCCCCCACCCCCCCGAAAAAAGctattaatgattaataaattattaattaatgatgaATGATAGTGTAGTCAGTGGTTATTTAAGGATTCCTAATGGTTTTAGTTTTCTCatgattattattcttttgATCTGTACATAGATAATTTATCCCCTTAAAGCATTCAAACTCGTCTACTTCAAATCCTTaacacccccttttttttattttaatgtccgTATGGAAACCAACCCCCTTGGTTCTGTCCTCTGCTCCCTTCTTGTCTCCCTCAGACTGCTCTGCTCTGTCCAAGGCATTCTCCTTGTCGAGCTTCAGCATCTGCATCTTCTTCTTGATGGCATCCATGGCTGCTTATCGTCCTGGTGGCcgaaagaaaggggaaaaaatggagAGGACGCAAAGAGCGTGTGCGCCGAACTGAACGCTGAGCTGGAGTGCGAGCTTGGTGTCTTAGGCGGCTCACAAATATGTGCTTTGGCTTGAAGAGTTTGTGAAGGACACTTGATACTTTCCTGAGCACCACTCCCACTGGCTGATTCTGAGCCACACTCCTTTTTTTAAGGAGCTCGTCTGCAATTCGCTGTGCAAAGACATTTGACCAACTGTATGGCTAAATATGGGGTTCACCACCCAGGACTGTACCTTCACCCCAAGACGTCTTGCTCCTACCTTCTGTTCATAAACACGCACGTTTGTTTTACTATCCTTGTGAGGACGTTTTATTGATGTAATTATCAACAAGTTAACAATCACCATTATACCTACCTAAATCTAACTTTAAATCTTCAGTCATTTTAGATTTCCTCATGAATACTTCTCAAATGTCCACATAAGGTCAAAATAGTCAAATATTCCTGCCCTTATACAGACAGCTGGTGAGAACGaagatataaaaacacaccacaTCACCTGATCACACTGCGAAATAAAgcaaatcattatttttaaataaggagCTGGATTCACAGCTTTCAGCTGTCAttacttatttttatatcaGAATATTGCTGAAATATAATTGTGATTTTATAATCATCattcatgtaaacattttagagcttacacacacatctccattAGAGATTAGATTAACCCTCTTAATATTGAAATTTTAGTTTTTCCTTTGACCTGTGCCAAAGAGAAGAACTTTCAGGTTTAAGCTTCATCTTTTCAACATTTAgctcatgattttttttttttttattcagtccaaacaattaacaattaacatttttgCTCAAAGATGTTTGTCTGTGCTGAGATTTCAAGTTTTAAGTTTACTGTGTTTCATGTGTATAAAGAAAGCGTTTAGCATCTATAAACACAGAAATGATTGTGCTACAGTTGCACACTCCTCCCTGGACAGAGTGCAAAATGATAAACAACCACTTACTGACTGCAAATATGTGCAAAACTGTACATTTGTGCGCAGACAAAAGTCTATATAAACTTGAACTCACGACATTTCACTGGATTTTAAACATGTCCATTTTACTTTTCACATATCGATCACATTTTTCCTGCCGTTCTGTGAGTGAAATGGCATTATGTTTAACAAAAACATGATGGTGAATTTCAAAGTGTTCATTAAGCTATTTTTACTCACTtacttaaaaatgtatacagtttACAACTGCTAATGATCCCATCTTACTTCAACTCTAATTATATCtactaaactttttttgttttatcctGGTCATTAAAGATCCAGAATTTGTTCTAGGAATACCGAAGACAAACCTAAAGGGCATTTCAAGGTCACCAATCCACCTACTGGCCTGCTTCAGGGAGGTGAGAGAAACGCTGCATGAATACCGGgagaaaacacacatcagttgTGCATCTAaaatcaagacaaaaaaaaaaaaatacatgcactACTACTTTGACATTACTTATTACTTAGtgtctaaaatgtaaatttaacatGTGGAGTTAACAAGAACACACAGCTCAATGCTTTAGAACAATATGATCATatctacataaaatataaaacaacataaagcatATACAGTTATGttgttttatacacattttttgtacatttcatacatattgctttgtttttatctttaacTAGCAACTAAACcacattagcaaaaaaaaaaaaagtttattaacaattaataaatgattattgtgttcacttttttattaattatgtacatttatggcataaaTTGTCATTGTATGTTGtctttccattcttttttcaggtcattgattGTCTATCCTaatgtgttcacctgttctATGTTAAGCTTCAGgttattttgttaatttgcaTCTCAGTTTTTGTTCTCATTTTAAGGTTTATTATGTATTCTCATTTCCTCAGAGGTTTTTCCTATTGCATTATTTCCTACTTTCGAGCTTCCTGGTTTGGACCTTTCCTCCGGTTtctaaattgttttattgtagattatcattgttttttaatgtcTACATTTTGACCTGACCAACCTTTTggattatttaatatattgctTTCTCAAACTTCATATTACAGTTGAATTGATTAATCACAGAAGGAAACTGACTTCAATATCGGATTAAAAGCACGTTGTCCTCAAAAAAGgcttataaaatgtaaatgattatttGAAGTCCTCTAGactttacagtatgtatgtatgtcttgTATCTGAGAGCTAAATCCCAAAGACACGACAAGCGCTTCACAGAAGTATGTCTATTGCCATGATGGTGATTTTACACTGAGCTTTTACTAATGCTAATGTCAAGAAACGCAGGAGGGAAA is part of the Silurus meridionalis isolate SWU-2019-XX chromosome 9, ASM1480568v1, whole genome shotgun sequence genome and harbors:
- the LOC124391035 gene encoding tropomyosin alpha-1 chain-like isoform X1, translated to MDAIKKKMQMLKLDKENALDRAEQSEGDKKGAEDRTKGLEDDLVALQKKLKGTEDELDKYSEAVKDAQEKLELAEKKAGDAEGEVSSLNRRIQLVEEELDRAQERLATALQKLEEAEKAADESERGMKVIENRALKDEEKMGVQEIQLKEAKNIAEDSDRKYEEVARKLVIVETELERTEERAELNEGKCSELEEELKTVTNLMKSLEAQSEKYSSKEDKYEEEIKVLTDKLKEAETRVEFAERSVAKLEKTIDDLEDELYSQKLRFKAITEELDHALNDMTAI
- the LOC124391035 gene encoding tropomyosin alpha-1 chain-like isoform X2 codes for the protein MAGAPQLEAVKKKIKSLQEFIDQTQSKSARLQAELQNERAARASAEGEVSSLNRRIQLVEEELDRAQERLATALQKLEEAEKAADESERGMKVIENRALKDEEKMGVQEIQLKEAKNIAEDSDRKYEEVARKLVIVETELERTEERAELNEGKCSELEEELKTVTNLMKSLEAQSEKYSSKEDKYEEEIKVLTDKLKEAETRVEFAERSVAKLEKTIDDLEDELYSQKLRFKAITEELDHALNDMTAI